In Lates calcarifer isolate ASB-BC8 linkage group LG15, TLL_Latcal_v3, whole genome shotgun sequence, one genomic interval encodes:
- the hspb6 gene encoding heat shock protein beta-6 isoform X2 has product MDFILPPTLPAGGIPWEKVLPPLIPRLNGTYGQYNWSPKLLIPETDNSSAEVNCDDTGFTVQVDVKNFNPEDLMVKVIGDFVEVQGKHEERKDGPGFTTRQFNRRYRIPKGVDTMALESAVSPDGILIISAPMLQTDNSRSLT; this is encoded by the exons ATGGACTTCATCCTGCCACCCACTCTGCCAGCTGGTGGTATCCCATGGGAGAAGGTTTTACCACCTCTTATTCCTCGTCTGAATGGGACTTATGGACAATATAACTGGTCCCCGAAATTACTGATTCCAGAGACTGATAATAGCTCTGCAGAG GTGAACTGCGATGACACTGGATTTACAGTTCAAGTTGACGTAAAGAACTTCAACCCAGAGGACTTGATGGTTAAGGTGATAGGGGACTTTGTAGAGGTTCAAGGAAAGCATGAAGAAAGAAAG GATGGTCCTGGGTTTACAACACGGCAGTTTAACCGCCGCTACAGAATCCCAAAGGGAGTGGACACCATGGCTTTGGAATCAGCGGTCTCTCCAGATGGCATCCTCATCATATCTGCACCTATGCTCCAAACTGACAACTCTAGATCCCTCACCTAA
- the lin37 gene encoding protein lin-37 homolog isoform X3 yields MHHVKIKTERPDLEGTGARSRLDAVLKGLVEKTENEREQNEGDTGKISTDSLNKDLSPSSAGKRQVPSARFPQHRRKKRKEMDEGIPESNQHKQNAYIIKLFDRSVDLAQFNTSTPLYPICRAWMRNNPAVREPAASPSPPHSMVEEEVTDMINGKGQNVYRLPPPTSCPVNTSGEPINLRIPQTEKPTVTKLTDSVPVSGSLICDHMER; encoded by the exons ATGCATCACGTCAAGATCAAGACTGAAAGGCCAG ATTTAGAGGGGACTGGTGCACGCAGCAGATTGGATGCTGTGCTAAAGGGACTGGTTGAgaagactgaaaatgaaag GGAGCAAAATGAGGGTGACACTGGAAAAATATCCACAGACTCTTTAAACAA GGATTTGTCTCCATCATCTGCTGGAAAAAGGCAAGT ACCTTCAGCTCGATTTCCACAGCACCGAAGGAAGAAGCGAAAAGAGATGGACGAGGGAATACCAGAGAGCAATCAGCATAAACAAa ATGCTTACATTATTAAGCTGTTTGATCGCAGTGTGGATCTAGCTCAGTTCAACACCAGCACCCCACTTTACCCTATCTGCCGTGCCTGGATGAGAAACAATCCTGCTGTTCGAGAGCCAGCTGCTTCCCCAAGCCCCCCACACAGCATGGTAGAGGAAGAG GTCACAGACATGATCAATGGTAAAGGTCAGAATGTGTACAGACTCCCTCCTCCAACCTCCTGTCCAGTCAACACTTCTGGTGAACCCATCAATCTCAGGATCCCACAGACTGAAAAACCCACTGTTACCAAG
- the lin37 gene encoding protein lin-37 homolog isoform X1 gives MHHVKIKTERPDLEGTGARSRLDAVLKGLVEKTENEREQNEGDTGKISTDSLNKDLSPSSAGKRQVPSARFPQHRRKKRKEMDEGIPESNQHKQNAYIIKLFDRSVDLAQFNTSTPLYPICRAWMRNNPAVREPAASPSPPHSMVEEEVTDMINGKGQNVYRLPPPTSCPVNTSGEPINLRIPQTEKPTVTKLTDSVPVSGSLICDHMERWKKIRQKWKECSNKNQLRYSESIKILKEMKDLYDR, from the exons ATGCATCACGTCAAGATCAAGACTGAAAGGCCAG ATTTAGAGGGGACTGGTGCACGCAGCAGATTGGATGCTGTGCTAAAGGGACTGGTTGAgaagactgaaaatgaaag GGAGCAAAATGAGGGTGACACTGGAAAAATATCCACAGACTCTTTAAACAA GGATTTGTCTCCATCATCTGCTGGAAAAAGGCAAGT ACCTTCAGCTCGATTTCCACAGCACCGAAGGAAGAAGCGAAAAGAGATGGACGAGGGAATACCAGAGAGCAATCAGCATAAACAAa ATGCTTACATTATTAAGCTGTTTGATCGCAGTGTGGATCTAGCTCAGTTCAACACCAGCACCCCACTTTACCCTATCTGCCGTGCCTGGATGAGAAACAATCCTGCTGTTCGAGAGCCAGCTGCTTCCCCAAGCCCCCCACACAGCATGGTAGAGGAAGAG GTCACAGACATGATCAATGGTAAAGGTCAGAATGTGTACAGACTCCCTCCTCCAACCTCCTGTCCAGTCAACACTTCTGGTGAACCCATCAATCTCAGGATCCCACAGACTGAAAAACCCACTGTTACCAAG ttAACAGATTCAGTTCCTGTATCAGGTTCTCTCATATGCGACCACATGGAACGTTGGAAAAAGATACGGCAAAA ATGGAAGGAGTGCTCCAACAAGAACCAATTAAGATACAGCGAGAGTATCAAGATCCTAAAAGAGATGAAGGACCTCTACGATCGCTAA
- the LOC108885695 gene encoding chemerin-like receptor 1: protein MPMVSVVLYSMIFIVGTLGNGLVIYVTGCRMKKTVNSVWFLNLALADFLFTAFLIFHIVTVSQEYQWYFGHFMCKLNSFVTVVSMFASIFILMAINLDRCLSIWVVVWAQNKRTVRKAQLITAVIWVISAVCSVPYASFREVTTYDRKNYCGYTHKAPVWSLTIFRFVMGFFIPFLVICISYVAIGVRAKRLLRTRKRRSGRIIFAIIFAFFICWLPFHVVNFIETTNPDLRKVIHIVGPLTVCLAFMNSCLNPILYVFMCDEFQKKLKQSVCFVLESALAEDHLSITSPPHCLSSHLSRIFQKSDSAAPQGRKGIATSFNYKDCKVVIAEERETMGTE, encoded by the coding sequence ATGCCTATGGTCTCTGTGGTCCTCTACTCCATGATATTCATTGTCGGGACTCTGGGCAATGGTTTGGTCATCTACGTGACAGGCTGCAGAATGAAGAAAACAGTCAACTCAGTTTGGTTTCTCAACTTGGCCCTGGCTGACTTCCTCTTTACAGCCTTCCTGATTTTCCACATTGTTACTGTTTCTCAGGAGTACCAATGGTATTTTGGACATTTCATGTGCAAGCTCAACAGCTTTGTGACTGTGGTCAGCATGTTTGCCAGCATCTTTATTTTGATGGCCATAAATCTGGATCGTTGCCTGTCCATCTGGGTGGTGGTGTGGGCACAGAACAAGCGCACCGTTCGCAAAGCTCAGCTCATAACTGCTGTCATCTGGGTgatctctgcagtctgcagcGTCCCTTATGCCAGTTTCCGTGAGGTTACGACATATGATAGGAAGAATTACTGTGGTTATACGCATAAGGCACCAGTTTGGAGTCTCACCATTTTTCGCTTTGTTATGGGGTTCTTCATCCCATTCCTGGTAATCTGCATCTCTTATGTGGCCATAGGTGTTCGTGCAAAGCGCCTGCTGAGAACAAGGAAACGTCGATCTGGCCGAATTATTTTTGCCATCATTTTTGCATTCTTCATCTGCTGGTTGCCCTTCCATGTTGTAAATTTTATAGAGACCACAAATCCAGATCTCAGGAAGGTTATTCACATTGTAGGACCTCTAACAGTGTGTCTGGCTTTTATGAACAGCTGCCTGAACCCCATTCTCtatgttttcatgtgtgatgAGTTCCAGAAGAAGCTCAAGCAGTCTGTATGCTTTGTCCTAGAGAGCGCCCTGGCAGAGGACCACTTGTCAATTAcgtctcctcctcactgcttGTCCTCACACCTCTCAAGGATTTTCCAGAAGTCTGactctgctgcacctcaggGGAGGAAAGGCATAGCTACTTCATTCAACTACAAAGATTGCAAAGTGGTCAttgctgaggagagagagacaatgggCACTGAGTAA
- the lin37 gene encoding protein lin-37 homolog isoform X2 produces the protein MHHVKIKTERPDLEGTGARSRLDAVLKGLVEKTENEREQNEGDTGKISTDSLNKDLSPSSAGKRPSARFPQHRRKKRKEMDEGIPESNQHKQNAYIIKLFDRSVDLAQFNTSTPLYPICRAWMRNNPAVREPAASPSPPHSMVEEEVTDMINGKGQNVYRLPPPTSCPVNTSGEPINLRIPQTEKPTVTKLTDSVPVSGSLICDHMERWKKIRQKWKECSNKNQLRYSESIKILKEMKDLYDR, from the exons ATGCATCACGTCAAGATCAAGACTGAAAGGCCAG ATTTAGAGGGGACTGGTGCACGCAGCAGATTGGATGCTGTGCTAAAGGGACTGGTTGAgaagactgaaaatgaaag GGAGCAAAATGAGGGTGACACTGGAAAAATATCCACAGACTCTTTAAACAA GGATTTGTCTCCATCATCTGCTGGAAAAAG ACCTTCAGCTCGATTTCCACAGCACCGAAGGAAGAAGCGAAAAGAGATGGACGAGGGAATACCAGAGAGCAATCAGCATAAACAAa ATGCTTACATTATTAAGCTGTTTGATCGCAGTGTGGATCTAGCTCAGTTCAACACCAGCACCCCACTTTACCCTATCTGCCGTGCCTGGATGAGAAACAATCCTGCTGTTCGAGAGCCAGCTGCTTCCCCAAGCCCCCCACACAGCATGGTAGAGGAAGAG GTCACAGACATGATCAATGGTAAAGGTCAGAATGTGTACAGACTCCCTCCTCCAACCTCCTGTCCAGTCAACACTTCTGGTGAACCCATCAATCTCAGGATCCCACAGACTGAAAAACCCACTGTTACCAAG ttAACAGATTCAGTTCCTGTATCAGGTTCTCTCATATGCGACCACATGGAACGTTGGAAAAAGATACGGCAAAA ATGGAAGGAGTGCTCCAACAAGAACCAATTAAGATACAGCGAGAGTATCAAGATCCTAAAAGAGATGAAGGACCTCTACGATCGCTAA
- the proser3 gene encoding proline and serine-rich protein 3 isoform X2, giving the protein MKSSCPLFTRQNPFQPASRVGKSHYHPSSNQSLSKKKKKTTLSPVRLNQRSTPQIHTQSPESQQPSDIRDHHCVATDGQPVFPESWPSTDCGSSPASAATSSDSETPKQSARAGKSTDSSELGVQQDSVLAKYIERFRHGRPQSREERQQMASAIREEQLPFWWMSPSSSPHSSTPTKTADKDQVTQPLRDDHISAIFSPTGQRHSDRSPSPCRGSLSILSDTSQVEFDDTEILCLQEQASRLLLRGSEGVGCSDFSSPVSIDEPVRRPFIPSLIKSTTVKVSSNSDKAVSSQKSIIPSLGPPTRPEEDILFQWRLRRKMEQARDWPPSLQHSSLHRPTLSWQAPSLSPSSTGGQVYKSTQPPEFSQKDSRPHIIAPQSEANEAQRSCPPASGPPPSPVFVVSGSPVSQPQTVAHVPAHMHLLCDVLPCPIQSSHPSTQRNMPQVPVNSTHTVTDELIHEHMSSRTCAPPGAAGEEWPLHKKRSESSKKERAQTKESERNERKTAMPIRKQKKSTREPTVCPRSAKRSSLHQRLPKKVTPVAELQQQEGSQEYSCEGYTGDHAPPPSPIHTALGQVVSEVLFPTVDSSPARRSPVSSVSPPCTASAPLQSPVPPCNTHNSMEVISQLLQEAEDSDEKEFEDDPLLQVLRKQRKWVKEQISEVNSMLNEFLDEQQVT; this is encoded by the exons ATGAAATCCAG CTGTCCCCTGTTTACAAGGCAGAATCCTTTCCAACCAGCATCCAGAGTGGGGAAGTCACACTACCACCCATCCAGCAACCAGTCTCTgtccaaaaaaaagaaaaagaca ACTTTGAGTCCTGTACGGTTAAACCAGCGATCCActccacaaatacacactcagagCCCAGAGAGCCAACAGCCATCTGACATACGTGACCACCATTGTGTCGCCACAGATGGACAGCCTGTTTTTCCAGAGTCCTGGCCCTCCACTGACTGTGGATCTTCACCTGCCAGCGCTGCAACCTCATCTGACTCAGAGACACCCAAACAATCTGCAAGAGCAGGGAAATCCACCGATTCCTCTGAGCTAGGAGTTCAACAGGATTCAGTGCTGGCAAA ATACATAGAACGTTTTCGGCACGGTCGACCGCAGAGTCGAGAGGAGCGCCAACAGATGGCCTCTGCGATTAGAGAGGAGCAGCTGCCTTTTTGGTGGATGTCACCCTCATCTTCACCCCACAGCTCAACACCAActaaaacagcagacaaag ATCAGGTCACCCAGCCTCTGAGAGATGACCATATATCCGCCATTTTCAGTCCAACTGGACAGCGCCACAGTGACAGATCCCCTTCCCCGTGCAGAGGATCGCTTAGT atTTTGTCAGACACTTCCCAGGTTGAATTTGACGACACAGAGATACTATGCCTTCAAGAGCAGGCCAGCAGACTTCTGCTGAGAGG CTCTGAAGGCGTGGGGTGCTCAGATTTCTCTTCTCCTGTCAGCATAGATGAGCCGGTGCGAAGACCTTTCATTCCTAGTTTAATAAAATCTACCACTG TGAAGGTCAGCTCCAACTCAGATAAAGCTGTGTCCTCCCAAAAGTCTATCATTCCTTCCTTGGGACCCCCCACACGCCCAGAGGAGGACATCTTGTTCCAGTGGCGTTTAAGGAGAAAGATGGAGCAGGCCAGGGATTGGCCTCCGTCCCTGCAACACTCCAGTCTTCACAGACCTACGCTTAGCTGGCAGGCTCCCAGTTTAAGCCCTTCCTCAACTGGTGGACAGGTTTACAAG AGCACTCAACCTCCTGAATTCTCACAAAAAGATAGTCGTCCACACATCATTGCTCCCCAGTCAGAAGCCAATGAAGCCCAAAGATCATGTCCCCCAGCTTCAGGTCCACCTCCCTcccctgtttttgttgtttctggcTCTCCTGTCTCTCAGCCCCAGACTGTTGCCCATGTCCCTGCCCACATGCATTTACTCTGTGATGTCTTGCCCTGTCCCATCCAGTCCTCTCATCCTAGCACACAACGAAACATGCCCCAAGTCCCTGTTAACTCCACACATACTGTCACTGATGAACTTATTCATGAACATATGTCATCCCGAACATGTGCTCCACCTGGAGCTGCAGGAGAAGAGTGGCCTCTTCACAAGAAAAGGTCTGAGAGCAGCAAGAAAGAGAGGGCTCAGACAAAAGAGTCAGAGAGGAATGAAAGGAAGACGGCAATGCCTAtcagaaagcaaaagaaatcaACAAG GGAACCCACTGTTTGCCCTAGATCTGCAAAGAGGAGTTCCTTACATCAAAGACTTCCCAAAAAGGTCACACCAGTGGCAGAGCTGCAGCAACAGGAAGGAAGCCAGGAGTATTCCTGTGAAGGCTATACTGGCGATCATGCACCACCACCTTCTCCGATCCACACTGCCTTAGGACAG GTCGTTTCAGAGGTATTGTTCCCTACAGTGGATTCATCACCTGCTCGAAGGTCCCCCGTCTCTTCGGTCTCTCCTCCTTGCACTGCCTCTGCACCTCTGCAATCCCCTGTTCCACCGTGCAATACGCACAACTCCATGGAGGTCatttcacagctgctgcaggaggctgaAG attcAGATGAAAAGGAGTTTGAAGATGACCCTTTATTACAAGTCCTTcgaaaacagaggaaatgggTGAAGGAGCAAATCAG tgaAGTGAACTCTATGTTGAATGAGTTCCTGGATGAGCAACAAGTTACTTGA
- the proser3 gene encoding proline and serine-rich protein 3 isoform X1, which yields MKSSCPLFTRQNPFQPASRVGKSHYHPSSNQSLSKKKKKTTLSPVRLNQRSTPQIHTQSPESQQPSDIRDHHCVATDGQPVFPESWPSTDCGSSPASAATSSDSETPKQSARAGKSTDSSELGVQQDSVLAKYIERFRHGRPQSREERQQMASAIREEQLPFWWMSPSSSPHSSTPTKTADKDQVTQPLRDDHISAIFSPTGQRHSDRSPSPCRGSLSILSDTSQVEFDDTEILCLQEQASRLLLRGGECTVSDGSIPVSSEGVGCSDFSSPVSIDEPVRRPFIPSLIKSTTVKVSSNSDKAVSSQKSIIPSLGPPTRPEEDILFQWRLRRKMEQARDWPPSLQHSSLHRPTLSWQAPSLSPSSTGGQVYKSTQPPEFSQKDSRPHIIAPQSEANEAQRSCPPASGPPPSPVFVVSGSPVSQPQTVAHVPAHMHLLCDVLPCPIQSSHPSTQRNMPQVPVNSTHTVTDELIHEHMSSRTCAPPGAAGEEWPLHKKRSESSKKERAQTKESERNERKTAMPIRKQKKSTREPTVCPRSAKRSSLHQRLPKKVTPVAELQQQEGSQEYSCEGYTGDHAPPPSPIHTALGQVVSEVLFPTVDSSPARRSPVSSVSPPCTASAPLQSPVPPCNTHNSMEVISQLLQEAEDSDEKEFEDDPLLQVLRKQRKWVKEQISEVNSMLNEFLDEQQVT from the exons ATGAAATCCAG CTGTCCCCTGTTTACAAGGCAGAATCCTTTCCAACCAGCATCCAGAGTGGGGAAGTCACACTACCACCCATCCAGCAACCAGTCTCTgtccaaaaaaaagaaaaagaca ACTTTGAGTCCTGTACGGTTAAACCAGCGATCCActccacaaatacacactcagagCCCAGAGAGCCAACAGCCATCTGACATACGTGACCACCATTGTGTCGCCACAGATGGACAGCCTGTTTTTCCAGAGTCCTGGCCCTCCACTGACTGTGGATCTTCACCTGCCAGCGCTGCAACCTCATCTGACTCAGAGACACCCAAACAATCTGCAAGAGCAGGGAAATCCACCGATTCCTCTGAGCTAGGAGTTCAACAGGATTCAGTGCTGGCAAA ATACATAGAACGTTTTCGGCACGGTCGACCGCAGAGTCGAGAGGAGCGCCAACAGATGGCCTCTGCGATTAGAGAGGAGCAGCTGCCTTTTTGGTGGATGTCACCCTCATCTTCACCCCACAGCTCAACACCAActaaaacagcagacaaag ATCAGGTCACCCAGCCTCTGAGAGATGACCATATATCCGCCATTTTCAGTCCAACTGGACAGCGCCACAGTGACAGATCCCCTTCCCCGTGCAGAGGATCGCTTAGT atTTTGTCAGACACTTCCCAGGTTGAATTTGACGACACAGAGATACTATGCCTTCAAGAGCAGGCCAGCAGACTTCTGCTGAGAGG TGGTGAATGCACTGTGAGTGATGGATCTATCCCTGTCAGCTCTGAAGGCGTGGGGTGCTCAGATTTCTCTTCTCCTGTCAGCATAGATGAGCCGGTGCGAAGACCTTTCATTCCTAGTTTAATAAAATCTACCACTG TGAAGGTCAGCTCCAACTCAGATAAAGCTGTGTCCTCCCAAAAGTCTATCATTCCTTCCTTGGGACCCCCCACACGCCCAGAGGAGGACATCTTGTTCCAGTGGCGTTTAAGGAGAAAGATGGAGCAGGCCAGGGATTGGCCTCCGTCCCTGCAACACTCCAGTCTTCACAGACCTACGCTTAGCTGGCAGGCTCCCAGTTTAAGCCCTTCCTCAACTGGTGGACAGGTTTACAAG AGCACTCAACCTCCTGAATTCTCACAAAAAGATAGTCGTCCACACATCATTGCTCCCCAGTCAGAAGCCAATGAAGCCCAAAGATCATGTCCCCCAGCTTCAGGTCCACCTCCCTcccctgtttttgttgtttctggcTCTCCTGTCTCTCAGCCCCAGACTGTTGCCCATGTCCCTGCCCACATGCATTTACTCTGTGATGTCTTGCCCTGTCCCATCCAGTCCTCTCATCCTAGCACACAACGAAACATGCCCCAAGTCCCTGTTAACTCCACACATACTGTCACTGATGAACTTATTCATGAACATATGTCATCCCGAACATGTGCTCCACCTGGAGCTGCAGGAGAAGAGTGGCCTCTTCACAAGAAAAGGTCTGAGAGCAGCAAGAAAGAGAGGGCTCAGACAAAAGAGTCAGAGAGGAATGAAAGGAAGACGGCAATGCCTAtcagaaagcaaaagaaatcaACAAG GGAACCCACTGTTTGCCCTAGATCTGCAAAGAGGAGTTCCTTACATCAAAGACTTCCCAAAAAGGTCACACCAGTGGCAGAGCTGCAGCAACAGGAAGGAAGCCAGGAGTATTCCTGTGAAGGCTATACTGGCGATCATGCACCACCACCTTCTCCGATCCACACTGCCTTAGGACAG GTCGTTTCAGAGGTATTGTTCCCTACAGTGGATTCATCACCTGCTCGAAGGTCCCCCGTCTCTTCGGTCTCTCCTCCTTGCACTGCCTCTGCACCTCTGCAATCCCCTGTTCCACCGTGCAATACGCACAACTCCATGGAGGTCatttcacagctgctgcaggaggctgaAG attcAGATGAAAAGGAGTTTGAAGATGACCCTTTATTACAAGTCCTTcgaaaacagaggaaatgggTGAAGGAGCAAATCAG tgaAGTGAACTCTATGTTGAATGAGTTCCTGGATGAGCAACAAGTTACTTGA
- the proser3 gene encoding proline and serine-rich protein 3 isoform X3: protein MKSSCPLFTRQNPFQPASRVGKSHYHPSSNQSLSKKKKKTTLSPVRLNQRSTPQIHTQSPESQQPSDIRDHHCVATDGQPVFPESWPSTDCGSSPASAATSSDSETPKQSARAGKSTDSSELGVQQDSVLAKYIERFRHGRPQSREERQQMASAIREEQLPFWWMSPSSSPHSSTPTKTADKDQVTQPLRDDHISAIFSPTGQRHSDRSPSPCRGSLSILSDTSQVEFDDTEILCLQEQASRLLLRGIDEPVRRPFIPSLIKSTTVKVSSNSDKAVSSQKSIIPSLGPPTRPEEDILFQWRLRRKMEQARDWPPSLQHSSLHRPTLSWQAPSLSPSSTGGQVYKSTQPPEFSQKDSRPHIIAPQSEANEAQRSCPPASGPPPSPVFVVSGSPVSQPQTVAHVPAHMHLLCDVLPCPIQSSHPSTQRNMPQVPVNSTHTVTDELIHEHMSSRTCAPPGAAGEEWPLHKKRSESSKKERAQTKESERNERKTAMPIRKQKKSTREPTVCPRSAKRSSLHQRLPKKVTPVAELQQQEGSQEYSCEGYTGDHAPPPSPIHTALGQVVSEVLFPTVDSSPARRSPVSSVSPPCTASAPLQSPVPPCNTHNSMEVISQLLQEAEDSDEKEFEDDPLLQVLRKQRKWVKEQISEVNSMLNEFLDEQQVT from the exons ATGAAATCCAG CTGTCCCCTGTTTACAAGGCAGAATCCTTTCCAACCAGCATCCAGAGTGGGGAAGTCACACTACCACCCATCCAGCAACCAGTCTCTgtccaaaaaaaagaaaaagaca ACTTTGAGTCCTGTACGGTTAAACCAGCGATCCActccacaaatacacactcagagCCCAGAGAGCCAACAGCCATCTGACATACGTGACCACCATTGTGTCGCCACAGATGGACAGCCTGTTTTTCCAGAGTCCTGGCCCTCCACTGACTGTGGATCTTCACCTGCCAGCGCTGCAACCTCATCTGACTCAGAGACACCCAAACAATCTGCAAGAGCAGGGAAATCCACCGATTCCTCTGAGCTAGGAGTTCAACAGGATTCAGTGCTGGCAAA ATACATAGAACGTTTTCGGCACGGTCGACCGCAGAGTCGAGAGGAGCGCCAACAGATGGCCTCTGCGATTAGAGAGGAGCAGCTGCCTTTTTGGTGGATGTCACCCTCATCTTCACCCCACAGCTCAACACCAActaaaacagcagacaaag ATCAGGTCACCCAGCCTCTGAGAGATGACCATATATCCGCCATTTTCAGTCCAACTGGACAGCGCCACAGTGACAGATCCCCTTCCCCGTGCAGAGGATCGCTTAGT atTTTGTCAGACACTTCCCAGGTTGAATTTGACGACACAGAGATACTATGCCTTCAAGAGCAGGCCAGCAGACTTCTGCTGAGAGG CATAGATGAGCCGGTGCGAAGACCTTTCATTCCTAGTTTAATAAAATCTACCACTG TGAAGGTCAGCTCCAACTCAGATAAAGCTGTGTCCTCCCAAAAGTCTATCATTCCTTCCTTGGGACCCCCCACACGCCCAGAGGAGGACATCTTGTTCCAGTGGCGTTTAAGGAGAAAGATGGAGCAGGCCAGGGATTGGCCTCCGTCCCTGCAACACTCCAGTCTTCACAGACCTACGCTTAGCTGGCAGGCTCCCAGTTTAAGCCCTTCCTCAACTGGTGGACAGGTTTACAAG AGCACTCAACCTCCTGAATTCTCACAAAAAGATAGTCGTCCACACATCATTGCTCCCCAGTCAGAAGCCAATGAAGCCCAAAGATCATGTCCCCCAGCTTCAGGTCCACCTCCCTcccctgtttttgttgtttctggcTCTCCTGTCTCTCAGCCCCAGACTGTTGCCCATGTCCCTGCCCACATGCATTTACTCTGTGATGTCTTGCCCTGTCCCATCCAGTCCTCTCATCCTAGCACACAACGAAACATGCCCCAAGTCCCTGTTAACTCCACACATACTGTCACTGATGAACTTATTCATGAACATATGTCATCCCGAACATGTGCTCCACCTGGAGCTGCAGGAGAAGAGTGGCCTCTTCACAAGAAAAGGTCTGAGAGCAGCAAGAAAGAGAGGGCTCAGACAAAAGAGTCAGAGAGGAATGAAAGGAAGACGGCAATGCCTAtcagaaagcaaaagaaatcaACAAG GGAACCCACTGTTTGCCCTAGATCTGCAAAGAGGAGTTCCTTACATCAAAGACTTCCCAAAAAGGTCACACCAGTGGCAGAGCTGCAGCAACAGGAAGGAAGCCAGGAGTATTCCTGTGAAGGCTATACTGGCGATCATGCACCACCACCTTCTCCGATCCACACTGCCTTAGGACAG GTCGTTTCAGAGGTATTGTTCCCTACAGTGGATTCATCACCTGCTCGAAGGTCCCCCGTCTCTTCGGTCTCTCCTCCTTGCACTGCCTCTGCACCTCTGCAATCCCCTGTTCCACCGTGCAATACGCACAACTCCATGGAGGTCatttcacagctgctgcaggaggctgaAG attcAGATGAAAAGGAGTTTGAAGATGACCCTTTATTACAAGTCCTTcgaaaacagaggaaatgggTGAAGGAGCAAATCAG tgaAGTGAACTCTATGTTGAATGAGTTCCTGGATGAGCAACAAGTTACTTGA
- the hspb6 gene encoding heat shock protein beta-6 isoform X1, with translation MDFILPPTLPAGGIPWEKVLPPLIPRLNGTYGQYNWSPKLLIPETDNSSAEVNCDDTGFTVQVDVKNFNPEDLMVKVIGDFVEVQGKHEERKKDGPGFTTRQFNRRYRIPKGVDTMALESAVSPDGILIISAPMLQTDNSRSLT, from the exons ATGGACTTCATCCTGCCACCCACTCTGCCAGCTGGTGGTATCCCATGGGAGAAGGTTTTACCACCTCTTATTCCTCGTCTGAATGGGACTTATGGACAATATAACTGGTCCCCGAAATTACTGATTCCAGAGACTGATAATAGCTCTGCAGAG GTGAACTGCGATGACACTGGATTTACAGTTCAAGTTGACGTAAAGAACTTCAACCCAGAGGACTTGATGGTTAAGGTGATAGGGGACTTTGTAGAGGTTCAAGGAAAGCATGAAGAAAGAAAG AAGGATGGTCCTGGGTTTACAACACGGCAGTTTAACCGCCGCTACAGAATCCCAAAGGGAGTGGACACCATGGCTTTGGAATCAGCGGTCTCTCCAGATGGCATCCTCATCATATCTGCACCTATGCTCCAAACTGACAACTCTAGATCCCTCACCTAA